Proteins from one Ranitomeya variabilis isolate aRanVar5 chromosome 1, aRanVar5.hap1, whole genome shotgun sequence genomic window:
- the XRCC3 gene encoding DNA repair protein XRCC3 isoform X1, with amino-acid sequence MRRRSAFLGVMDWEHLDLDPQVAAALHQANLKSVGDILTYSVVDLQRITHLSIPDIQDLQKAAAVTLEKDKKTITALQLYKDTATFPSQHQRLSLGCSLLNRFLRGGIPIVGITELAGESSAGKTQIALQLCLSVQYSADYGGLGAGAVYICTEDAFPSKRLQQLIKSQHKLRSDVPTDVIRNIRFGDGIYIEHTADIDILTDCITKKLPILLRRGQVRLIVIDSIAALFRCEFTAKDAALKAKHLQSLGAKLHHLSSSFTAPVFCINQVTDTMKEMDSVLSNLGLQDKKVQPALGISWSNQLLMRLMVSRTQMTAPPPHTGGILRNMEVVFAPHIPPSTCYYTVDLEGVKGIDVS; translated from the exons ATGCGGAGGCGCAG TGCCTTTCTTGGGGTCATGGACTGGGAACATTTGGATTTGGATCCTCAAGTCGCCGCAGCTCTTCATCAGG caaaTCTAAAATCCGTCGGAGACATTTTGACTTACTCCGTTGTGGATCTGCAGAGGATCACTCATCTGTCCATTCCAGATATCCAGGACTTACAGAAAGCAGCGGCTGTTACTTTGGAAAAGGATAAAAAGACAATTACAG CATTGCAGTTATACAAGGACACAGCCACTTTCCCTTCCCAGCACCAGAGGCTGAGCCTCGGCTGCAGCCTCCTGAATCGCTTCCTTCGAGGGGGGATCCCGATAGTCGGCATAACAGAACTCGCTGGGGAGAGCTCCGCAGGGAAGACCCAGATAGCTCTACAGCTGTGTCTGTCCGTGCAGTACTCTGCAGACTACGGCGGTCTTGGAGCAG GGGCTGTGTACATCTGCACCGAAGACGCCTTTCCAAGCAAGAGATTGCAGCAGTTGATTAAATCCCAGCACAAGCTGAGGTCGGACGTCCCGACTGACGTCATCCGCAACATCCGCTTTGGAGACGGCATCTATATCGAGCACACGGCGGATATA GACATTCTTACTGActgcatcactaaaaagcttcccaTCCTGCTCCGCCGTGGTCAGGTCCGCCTGATCGTCATAGATTCCATCGCTGCCTTGTTCCGTTGTGAATTTACAGCCAAAGATGCCGCCCTTAAAGCAAAACATCTGCAGTCGCTCGGTGCCAAACTCCATCATCTGAGCAGCAGCTTCACGGCCCCTGTATTCTGCATCAATCAG GTGACGGACACCATGAAGGAGATGGACTCAGTGCTGAGTAATTTGGG gCTACAGGATAAAAAAGTCCAGCCGGCACTGGGCATCTCCTGGTCCAACCAGCTATTGATGAGGCTTATGGTCTCCCGGACACAGATGACGGCGCCTCCACCCCATACAGGAGGGATTTTACGGAATATGGAAGTTGTTTTTGCACCTCATATTCCGCCCTCCACTTGTTACTACACAGTAGACCTGGAAGGAGTCAAGGGAATTGATGTTTCGTGA
- the XRCC3 gene encoding DNA repair protein XRCC3 isoform X2 — protein MDWEHLDLDPQVAAALHQANLKSVGDILTYSVVDLQRITHLSIPDIQDLQKAAAVTLEKDKKTITALQLYKDTATFPSQHQRLSLGCSLLNRFLRGGIPIVGITELAGESSAGKTQIALQLCLSVQYSADYGGLGAGAVYICTEDAFPSKRLQQLIKSQHKLRSDVPTDVIRNIRFGDGIYIEHTADIDILTDCITKKLPILLRRGQVRLIVIDSIAALFRCEFTAKDAALKAKHLQSLGAKLHHLSSSFTAPVFCINQVTDTMKEMDSVLSNLGLQDKKVQPALGISWSNQLLMRLMVSRTQMTAPPPHTGGILRNMEVVFAPHIPPSTCYYTVDLEGVKGIDVS, from the exons ATGGACTGGGAACATTTGGATTTGGATCCTCAAGTCGCCGCAGCTCTTCATCAGG caaaTCTAAAATCCGTCGGAGACATTTTGACTTACTCCGTTGTGGATCTGCAGAGGATCACTCATCTGTCCATTCCAGATATCCAGGACTTACAGAAAGCAGCGGCTGTTACTTTGGAAAAGGATAAAAAGACAATTACAG CATTGCAGTTATACAAGGACACAGCCACTTTCCCTTCCCAGCACCAGAGGCTGAGCCTCGGCTGCAGCCTCCTGAATCGCTTCCTTCGAGGGGGGATCCCGATAGTCGGCATAACAGAACTCGCTGGGGAGAGCTCCGCAGGGAAGACCCAGATAGCTCTACAGCTGTGTCTGTCCGTGCAGTACTCTGCAGACTACGGCGGTCTTGGAGCAG GGGCTGTGTACATCTGCACCGAAGACGCCTTTCCAAGCAAGAGATTGCAGCAGTTGATTAAATCCCAGCACAAGCTGAGGTCGGACGTCCCGACTGACGTCATCCGCAACATCCGCTTTGGAGACGGCATCTATATCGAGCACACGGCGGATATA GACATTCTTACTGActgcatcactaaaaagcttcccaTCCTGCTCCGCCGTGGTCAGGTCCGCCTGATCGTCATAGATTCCATCGCTGCCTTGTTCCGTTGTGAATTTACAGCCAAAGATGCCGCCCTTAAAGCAAAACATCTGCAGTCGCTCGGTGCCAAACTCCATCATCTGAGCAGCAGCTTCACGGCCCCTGTATTCTGCATCAATCAG GTGACGGACACCATGAAGGAGATGGACTCAGTGCTGAGTAATTTGGG gCTACAGGATAAAAAAGTCCAGCCGGCACTGGGCATCTCCTGGTCCAACCAGCTATTGATGAGGCTTATGGTCTCCCGGACACAGATGACGGCGCCTCCACCCCATACAGGAGGGATTTTACGGAATATGGAAGTTGTTTTTGCACCTCATATTCCGCCCTCCACTTGTTACTACACAGTAGACCTGGAAGGAGTCAAGGGAATTGATGTTTCGTGA